Part of the Methylomonas sp. AM2-LC genome, ATATGGAAGCTATTAGAACCTAAATCTACAGCAGCTACGCTGAGCGGTATTTGTTGGGGCACAATGGATGTCCTGTTCAATCTCTGGATAAATTGGAAATTCTGTTAGAATCTCATACTTTTGCAGAATACATGTTCTGACTTACCTATTGTTTCATTATAGCCTAGAGAATGAATGCCTTAACTATCAAACAGCTTAAAAAAACCTATAATAACGGCTTTGTGGCCCTAAAAGGGGTCGATCTCGAAATAGAACAAGGTGATTTTTTTGCCTTACTAGGCCCCAACGGCGCAGGTAAATCAACACTTATCGGCATTATTAGTTCACTGGTCACCAAAAGCAGTGGCAGTGTGTCTGTATTTGGATATGATCTAGATCAAAATACCAACCAAGCAAAAACCTGTATAGGCTTGGTTCCACAGGAAATCAATTTTAACCAGTTTGAAACTGTGGAAAATGTAGTCATCAATCAGGCTGGTTTTTACGGCATTCCCAAAAAACTTGCCAAGCAACGTACCGAAAAGTGTTTGCGGCAAATGGATTTATGGGATAAACGTGATACCGTCTCCAGACGCTTATCCGGCGGTATGAAACGACGTCTAATGATTGCCAGAGCCATGGTCCATTCACCACAGTTATTAATTCTGGACGAGCCTACTGCTGGTGTAGATATTGAAATACGCCGAGCCATGTGGCAGATGATGCAGGATGTCAATGCAGAAGGCACCACCATTATACTGACCACACACTACCTGGAAGAAGCCGAAAGTCTATGCAGGCACATTGCTATTATTGATGATGGACGCATTATAAAAAACGCACCCATGAGTGACTTTTTAAATACCATCAATATTGAACATTTTGTACTGGATACGGTGCAACCACTAAACAGCGCCCCTCATATTGACGGATATCAAATCGAACTGGCAGGCAGTCACTTGTTGAATGTTGCGGTCCCCAAAAATCTGGGGTTGAACCAATTATTCGTACAGCTTACACAACTTGGCATTAGCATTTCCAGCTTGAAAAACAAATCAAACCGCCTCGAACAACTATTTATCGACTTGGTACAATGAGCAATAGCATCGCGTTTTTAACTATACTCGGCAAAGAAATTCGTCGTTTTACACGAATTTGGCCACAAACTCTATTACCACCTGCCATTACTACAGCACTGTATTTTTTAATCTTTGGCAAATTAATCGGTAACAGGGTGGGCAGTGTGAATGGCGAATCCTATATGGATTACATTGTACCGGGCATTATATTAATGTCGGTCATCAGTCATGCTTATTCTAATGTAGTGTCTTCGTTTTACTCCACTAAATTTCAGCATCATATTGAGGAGCTTCTGGTTGCACCAGTACCAAACTGGATTATACTCAGCGGCTATGTTTGCGGCGGCATTGCCAGAGGCATTTTGGTAGGTATTGTGGTTGCAGCAATCTCTTTATTGTTTACTGAAATTAACGTCAGACACTGGGAAATTGCCTTGGCGATACTGTTATTAACTGCCACCTTATTTTCTTTGGCTGGTTTTATTAATGCGGTATTTGCGGACAGTTTTGATGACATTTCTATCATTCCCAATTTTGTATTAACACCCTTAAGTTATCTGGGCGGTGTGTTTTATTCAGTGAATATGCTACCCGGTATCTGGCAAAAGATCGCATTGGGAAATCCAATTTTGTACATGATTAATGCTTTTCGTTATGGATTGATAGGAATAAGTGATGTCGACATTCAAATGGCTTTTATTATGACTACCAGCTGTATTACACTGCTAACGGTGCTTAGCTTATGGTTACTCCACAAAGGTACAGGTATCAAAAATTAACTGACCCAACAAAAGCAAATTAAAACTGCATTTTACAAGATTTATACTTGAACTTTTAACGACTGCGCTTAATCTTATCAAGGCAAGAATCAAACGGAGAATTCAATGAATTTTGCTAACTTTTTTAATTTTATAGGTAAACCATACCGCATTACTTGCGTATTGATGTGTTTACTGGGCTTCCATGCAGCAGAAGCTAAATCTGAGGCACCTAAGGCTAATCAGTCAATAAAAAGACCCGATTTAGTCTTAGATTTACAAGCGGATAATTTACTGCTCGATTCCAACATGACTGGCAATAATCTAGTCATCAACACTAATATTGATAACGCCACCGACAATCAGCAACTCATCGTTGCCAACAAGAAAAAACAGCCGCTAAATCTCGGCTGCGGTATGGATGTATATCAAAATACGGGGCCAGACATATCCATTTCAAGCCGCTTAACGGGCGAGTGTGATCTTAAATACCACTATTAACTTCATAAACTTTCTCATACTTTCCATCACTACGTTAAAATTAACGCTTTACTTTATTCAGCGGCAAAACTGCACTATGAAATTATATGTTTTGTTATTCCTCTTCGCTGCTTTAGGCTTAAATTTTAAAGTAGCAGCCTCTCCTATCGAAATTCGTCTGGGCGTCATGGCTTCCGGCACGCTAGCCTGGGAATTGGCGGCCATGAAAAATGCAGGTTTACTGGATAACGCTGATTATAGTGTGCAACCCGTTAATCTGGCTAATCAACAAGCCGGTAAAGTTGCTCTACAGGCAGGTAGCGTGGATATCATTATATCTGACTGGATCTGGGTATCCAGTATGCGCGCCGAAGGTGCTGATTATACGTTTTACCCCTACTCCAATAGTGCAGGCGGCTTATTAACGCCAGCTGGCAGCTCCATAAAAACTCTGGCTGATTTGCAGGGTAAAAAATTAGGGATAGCCGGTGGAGAGCTGGATAAAAATTGGCTATTGTTACAAGCATTAGGCCAAAAACAAGGTTTGGATCTTAACAAAACGGTCGAAAAAACCTATGCAGCACCCCCGTTACTAAATCAAGAATTCAGTGCAAAGCACCTGGATGCACTGCTTACTTATTGGCAATTTGCAGCCCGTTTGGAAACGGAAGGCAATGTGCAATTGTTAAGCGGTGAAGAGATTATTCGCCAACTAGGAATTACTGACAGCGTTCCCAGCTTAGGCTATGTTTTTAAAGCCAGCTGGGGACAACAGAATAAATCCGCTTTACACAGTTTTTTGCGTAGCGCCAAACAAGCAAAAGAGTCACTATGTAACGATGATAATGCCTGGCAAAGCATTGCAAACCTGACCGAAACAACCACTGCTACAGCTCTGCAACAAACCCGCAGTCGTTATTGTTTAGGACTGGTAACGCAATGGGGCATCGCTAATCAGGAAGCGGCAGGCAAAATTTACCAATTATTGCACCAACTAGATACTAAC contains:
- a CDS encoding ABC transporter ATP-binding protein encodes the protein MNALTIKQLKKTYNNGFVALKGVDLEIEQGDFFALLGPNGAGKSTLIGIISSLVTKSSGSVSVFGYDLDQNTNQAKTCIGLVPQEINFNQFETVENVVINQAGFYGIPKKLAKQRTEKCLRQMDLWDKRDTVSRRLSGGMKRRLMIARAMVHSPQLLILDEPTAGVDIEIRRAMWQMMQDVNAEGTTIILTTHYLEEAESLCRHIAIIDDGRIIKNAPMSDFLNTINIEHFVLDTVQPLNSAPHIDGYQIELAGSHLLNVAVPKNLGLNQLFVQLTQLGISISSLKNKSNRLEQLFIDLVQ
- a CDS encoding ABC transporter permease, translating into MSNSIAFLTILGKEIRRFTRIWPQTLLPPAITTALYFLIFGKLIGNRVGSVNGESYMDYIVPGIILMSVISHAYSNVVSSFYSTKFQHHIEELLVAPVPNWIILSGYVCGGIARGILVGIVVAAISLLFTEINVRHWEIALAILLLTATLFSLAGFINAVFADSFDDISIIPNFVLTPLSYLGGVFYSVNMLPGIWQKIALGNPILYMINAFRYGLIGISDVDIQMAFIMTTSCITLLTVLSLWLLHKGTGIKN
- a CDS encoding ABC transporter substrate-binding protein, giving the protein MKLYVLLFLFAALGLNFKVAASPIEIRLGVMASGTLAWELAAMKNAGLLDNADYSVQPVNLANQQAGKVALQAGSVDIIISDWIWVSSMRAEGADYTFYPYSNSAGGLLTPAGSSIKTLADLQGKKLGIAGGELDKNWLLLQALGQKQGLDLNKTVEKTYAAPPLLNQEFSAKHLDALLTYWQFAARLETEGNVQLLSGEEIIRQLGITDSVPSLGYVFKASWGQQNKSALHSFLRSAKQAKESLCNDDNAWQSIANLTETTTATALQQTRSRYCLGLVTQWGIANQEAAGKIYQLLHQLDTNKLTAKHPQLQTGTFWSID